cgaagggaagtgccttaCTATTCGAGGCTCGAGCTGCTTGCTCAAGGACAAAACATTTGCCGCGGTTGAACACGGTTAAACCAAGTTAGCCGAGCGATAGCacagttttgcttgctttgggaaaggacacggacactgctcggcgccgtcagcaactgccgcatctacaattgcatcACAAGACAACATGCAAACGTTGAttggcgcggcagcagcagcaagcgaattgaccttcatgctgcgtttcgcttcaacgcgaactaagcatcgaaagcacagcgcatagtatacgaagctaccagcaccagcactcggcgcactttgtacacattgcagatcgctttgaagatgaggcctgcgcgaccacgcactttgtccacatcgcagatcgctttcaaaatatggGCGCCCACACGGTGTACGCAGCAGCCAatggtagtggcaggctaagtaccagtttgaccttggctgagcttgaaggtcagatttacagAACCAAGCGTTTTCTGGATTCGTACTTGGAGtggtagagctatcgctctaaaccatatactggagcaaatattcggaacttgATGAGGCaagtgtatgctgcagcaaaaatctggagatCACTCAGCACATTAATGGAATGAGAAAAAGATGCACCCAGTGAGAACTGTACATAACAAACACCTTCCAAtagcacttggatttaaagtggacggaagcatcaaccggtcagcagtcgagataagcaagagacgtttagagtattggttaaaagaaaaagcagggaagagattgagacgaccatccgttacaggcataggtagcagtacaagatatatatatatatagagagagagagagagagagggctttTTAGGAAGAGAAGGGAGATTGGGGTGTATATGAGGGTGCTAGAATGAGGAGCATGTATAGcatacactctaagaacagttgcaccctttggggtgcatttttgccacacaacaataattgtcatctgtcttgcttgcgtttcctatcttgaaaactctgcacttgctactttcctgtcgagaacgctgtgtcacgctgataacgctcttgtcggtcgtgaccgagaagtgccgggcgcacagcgttaaagaaaggaaagccacgcaagtcagatgacgatttttgttctgtggcaaaaatacgccccaaagggtgcaactgtttttagagtgtacctGAGTAGCTCAGGCACGCTGGAtgactatttgtcatcgcccCGTTTAAAACATCGCCCCCGTTTTTAAATCCCGAAGGGGGCGGGgtgcgcgccgatccaggcggccgtgccgAGCCGAACATCTGGACGCGAGCGGACGGCGCTTTCGTGCGCCTTGTGGGGATAGTatcagcacctctcttgcttattcttacaccgtgcttcatgcgtccgtcgagcttgcttCCGCTCACGTCCTTGCCATTCGCTCAGCGGTATCACAAGTCGAATATCGCGCTCGGtcatctgcttcggttgtcgCACGTGCCAAGaatgaagatgggaaagataagacagataagcttgatcaggcgtgcaaggaacggaagacgcaggaaaccagaggcaaacaaagcattagacgaagatggctaactCGCGGAATCGCATGTCTTGTGTGGCTGTGAGGTGTTATAACACCGGGATTtacagttctgcgaagtttttcaggtttcctaatgaccacaggtaagcacaaatatttcaatctattttctgagcaggtattcattttgcatgagtaaaacagttctgtgcaagcctgagtggactgacataagagaggtgtcgctcgactcattcgtcatgacggcagcccatctgctgccggtgaaatacttgtaatgaagggcttgagtgcgtgtttcactctttgtcgacatgcacagccaaggttaaaaaagaaagaaaagaatgacagacgcagccgtggtggttaataattttcgcattggtttggatcttctggaatctatgttcgctcattatgtacaaatttccgttgcgaatgaaaattgcttctatAGACtgacactttcgcactgcgtggagatCAGTGTTTTTCCAGTacgaaatgtgtgaataaaatGAAAACGTTCGTCTTTTACTTGTATCGAGTTTTGACTGGCTGAGAAATCGGCCagctttagttgatccacttcacaacacatgAACGAAATCAACGAATGATGGTGcaaggaagttattttctttttgCTAGCCCCCCTGTATTTGCGGGTTAGTTGAACCGCAGCCCTAAACTTAACCATAAGTTAGgaatttcaaagcgactactttcgcAAAATTACGAAATGTAACATTTTAACGGCGAGTATTAGTAGTTAACAACGATTTGCTGTGTAAATATTTGCTGTGTAAATGCATTGAAACTTGCAAGGTAAAcgcggcagaaagaaagaaatgagaagtAGGAAAGGAGGGGCAGCTACCCTTCTCTTCCCagctgcgcgccctctccctctaccttctcaCCTCATCAGTGatgtcatggaggcattgttttgtttgtgaattatttccagtaggatgtccggcaaccgccagtgatggaagcggcgctgccgccgcgtatcggcttTTAGTATCGGCTAAAGCATATCAAAAGCCCGGGAAGCGAAATGGCCCAGACCACACATACGCTTGCGGACGTGCGCAAGCTTGCGtctgcgcgcccacgcatgcaCAGACTGTGCGGCATGGCTAGTGCTTACAGTCAGGAGGAAGGGGGCGgaggttgtgtgtgtgtgtgtgtgtgtgtgtgtgtgtgtgtgtgtgtgtgtgtgtgtgtgtgtgtgtgtgtgtgtgtgtgtgtgtgtgtgtgtgtgtgtgtgtgtgtgtgtgtgtgtgtgtgtgtcagtagcgcacccaggatttctgccaggggggggggggttgacagtttgccaataccatctaaacagcactaatttcgatttcttcacgggaaattgtcaaaaaaatgcgctttttgcgagtgtgcagacgattgcgcgtcttacatcttagttgcagcactcagatgcgtaaggaaagaaaaggggttaaacaaaagggggggttaagtcggcctcagggggggttacaacccccaaatcccccccccccccccccccgtcggtgcgccactggtgtgtgtgtgtgcgtgtgcgtgtgcgtgtgtgcgtgtgtgcgcgtgcgtatgCGTTGGGGGCAAACCGCGAACGATTTGACCTATCTAtagtgttctagtacactgtagaccTATCGAACCTTTTCCTgacgctcccgtgggcgctgccatgtttgatcacgtggtgacgcgtctattgcttgcctcagctgcctccgtgtttacaatacaagcgcgtgacgccggtgcggcgcagcaaacctccgtttcgacgcatatcgtagacggtgactgtgtggacgacacgaagctttcgccacagctttagaggacatgcaagtgctttcatagctcattacgccttgtcgaAACGGCGCGAGCTGCATATgcgtgcttgtactaaaagcggggctaaaaatgtattccaagctttccaaactttccgcttatgaattaaatcaggatcactgtgctcgttctttatttggcaaacattttgaggcagcggcttgtcatgtttggtactcagtaaagttccttggtgtggccactatttgattgtttttttttatgcttaatccctcgcgggtgtgctctgctgcgatagatttgttcttgctgcgcacaaagctttgaatgtaaatgttctgtactttgtggtagcctgtagcaaatacgtattatcgctatagtccctcgcttactttgtggaccgtcacaaaacgttCATCTTctaacattcgtgtcttgtcggtgtagtcgccgtcactcatgtttcggcacattggttcaagtgtgcgccccttcacttattattgatacgttggcgataggctgggtgtaagttttcgtgcgagtgggggtagatgtgtgtaaataacgtgcgagaaacttactatgtcaGTAAGataagtggcgttacttccttttgtaacgagcagtactcatTCTTCagtgccgacgttgcggagttgaagtaCTTTCTTTGGAAGTTAGCTATACAGCgttggcggatgaattatcttttgtTATCCTCGAgtaaagccgtgcatcgcgaagggctggcaacacaggcagtccatATGTAGCAACGTAGGTTGATCAATTCCTTAATATgcaaatcactatttttgcagctgaCTACCGCGCACGTCTtgcctttatcgttacacattttgcaccatgaattgggcacagtgcattagcgaccACCCACTTgcctttccgacagctgattgaaCAGTAGCAGGccagaagcagtagtggtttcgtacttgtaaacaaaaaaaacaacaacaaaaaatagcgcaaaagagacgaggacgaaaagaagacaggtacaccGCCGAAAGCGTCATCTCGTACCTCTAgcgcaaactgctccgcgaaaagggtcaatatatatatatatatatatatatatatatatatatatatatagagagagagagagagagagagagagagagagagagagagagcagcatcaaaaactcccgatacagctttctgttgctcagtacgtgctacacaagtgtttttccgagcgtggaagaagcccTCAAATACACGCAATttggtgtcggaacgaaatgtttttcgttctgtTTTTAGTTTCGCTCCACTGACAAAAGGTTGCGCTCCAGTTCTGCTCCGGCACGAAAATAAAAATGAccgtaacggttcataacggttttTGTTCGCATGCAAAAATTGTCGAAGCAAAGTAACGATAAAAAACAGTATTAATTTTTCTCAATAAgtgaattctgagatcatgctcagtgtcTTGAGTCAAGCCACTGAGCATGACCTCAGAATCGCCgcgtcatcgagtgtactcgccgtaattcgagaccgctgttccgataaaacgaacttaaacgGCAACAAAGCGTGGTACCCATACAAAACGAAACTATAGGATCTTAGCGCGCAAGCCCTAGCTTTTGCGACGATACtgatctgctagtgcaccgagtACGTGGCAGAcagattagtggagcgctcgaccaacaccacccgagagctatgcaaatgctatgagcacgcgttgtgaacaaaagattttcatggccccaaatgacggaaaatgcggcgatacggaTGCCTCacgactgccattgcatatggccgctcattaccataattcgcgcggctcgtctaCAGCGTACGCCGtagctcgtcgcaccacaaattatggcggaaaatcggcgcaatggcggcccagcgcaacgtcaaattgacgtttacgaaacggctcTTCCTATGACGCTTTCatgggatattccttcagccaatgaacaagctgacatgccggctatcttggaacgccaccacatattcgcgaaattgcagatgcattgcacgggcttctgcacgctaccgtccactttctttttaaagcgctaaagtcacAAAttggtgccaaggaccacaaaagaCTATtatagtcgataaaatttgcagctccacgtcacgtttcgtcattctgacgaaaacgcaaaatttcattttgcTAAACtaccgtttcccggcacaaatttcaaaacacgtgacctttggacagccaatgagacagccaagatggcggataatggcggctgTGCAGCCGCCATgtgtgtccagaatagagcctctagCTACAACAAAGAGaagcaatcaatcggccagcttcgctgtcttgagctttgcgcgacctagtgcaagctttcgccttcccccctccttttttttctctctctctcttctggcTCAGCGCCCCGCGGAGAGAAGAAAGGCGAGGGttgggaagggagggagctggcgaggaggagaccgcatgcgcatgcgccgcgccgtcctcatggttgccatggctacggcgcggcagtttaaTACGAACATACGAAACACGAACCGTACATTACCGCTTCGCTGTTAAATGTTCGCGAGGCAGTCACGGGAACACGGATCGCATTTATTCACAGCTAAAAATCTGAAACAATGTCACTTCTAAAATAAGTTGTGTTTTGTGCAAACAAAGCCGCGACAATGACTCGATGTGTCAGCAGAGGTGGACATGAGTATTATCGGCATGGTACGCGGTGCACAATTACCGCATTAATGCGAATACAGTCACCTCTTTCCGAATCACTGACATTGTAAACAACGGTGTTTGCACTGCGGTGTCCACATCAGGATTATTTACATTTGTCTTAGCGACGGCGAGAACGTGGGAGGGTGACTGAACTCGAATCAATACGGCAGCGGACATGTACGCATAAACACGGAAATACATGCGACATTTGAAGTTCAATAAAATTAGCACTAGCAGAGACCAGTTTATGCCTCTTTGTCTAAACACTCGGGAAAGTTGCTAAAAACACAGCCGCGAGAAAGGCCGATATAGTTTCAGGCAATGTCGAGGACGTTTCGAATCATTTCTGTTGCATCGGCCTCGTCTATGGACGCGATTTCCTGCACTTTGTCGATGAGCGCAGGGCTGCCGAAGATGTGCAACAAAGCGTCGGCACAGCGCGCCACGTAGACTTCGCCGGTCACAAAGTGCGCAGCGCACGTGACGAATCCCAAGTTGCGTCCGAGAACGTATTCGATGGTGAATCTCTCTGCTTCCGCTTCGCCGTCTGTTACCAAAAGCTGAAAACACACCAAGGTGTCGTTGTTGGCCATGAGTGGAGCGACGCACCGAGCGAACAGCTCGTTTTCCGATGTCGACGAGAAGGTGAATTTGCACAGCGTGCGGCTATTTTTTATCGCCCCGGCGAGGAACAGACGGTTCGCTTCGCCGAAACGAAAATTGCGCAGTCGCAGTAATGTGACTCCTACGTTATCGAATAGTGCCTCCAGAAGACCGCTGTGGGACTGGTGCTCTACTAAAATGCAGCCACTCAGGTCAGGATTTTGACACCCCATCAGGTCGATTTCCCTCAGCGAGGTCGCCCCGCTTAGGTACCTCTGCAACGAACGCATCGTGGGGACGTCGCCGATGGATTCCTGCGGCAGGCACAGTTGAAGCCTAGTCACGTGATAGCAGGAACACACCAGAATGACCGTGTCGCTGAATGCGTCTGCGCTGCAATCTCTGGCGGAACTGACGGTGACCTGTCGTACCGCTTCCGGACAGTCCTCGAGGGCACCGATGACTGCCGCGTCGATCGGGTACTGACCCCTGACACGAACTCGGCCACTCATGCCGGCTTCTTGAATGGCTTGGCAAACCTCGGGAAAATCTTCTGGCTCTATGTCGCTGATGGTGATAGCCTGGAGAGATTCGACGTCAACGGCGGCGCTGAACAGAGCCCTGCAGTCGTGCGGGGTGAAGCCCTCGAGGCTGAGCGAGAGCGACGCCAGGTGGCCCCAGCGGCCTTCGCGCAGCCCCTGAGCCAAGATGCGCGCAtgttgagagatggcagggcccGGAGACTCGTCATCCACCGTCCAGTAGCAGCCGCGGATGTCGAGGTGTCGCAAGTAGCCATCTGGCTGAGCCACGAGCCGAGCGAACACGTTGGCGCAGCCGGCGTCCAAGGCGAAACCAACGATTTCCAGCTTCGAGACGGCACCGTGCTTTATGAGCGGAGCGGCGATCCACGCCAGTTCTCGGCGCGTCTGGCCCGGTTCCGAGTCCAAACCATCGACGTAGAGAGTGCGCAGGGAGACGTTCTTGGAGAGGTAACGAGTGAACGCGGACGAGCCGTCCTCGAACTGAGAAAGCAAAATGCTGTGGTGCACGGACAAGTGTGCAACCGTGCGGTTGCGCATCAACGCCGACACGACGTGCTTGGCTTCCTCGTCTTCCAGTGCGAGTCCGGCTATCGAGAGCGTGGACAGACTCGTCGTGTCGACGAGCAGGCAGTGGAGCGCGTCGACCAGGGCCGGAGGCACCGCGCCAATGTCCGAAACGACCAGCTCTCGCAGGTGCGTCATCGTGCCGATCGCTGCGAACACGTCCTCCTGTATGTACCTGCGGAAAGCCGGCAGTGAACGCGCCTTGGAATGAGTCGCCCATGAAGATCGTGAGGGTGAGACACAAAGCGGACCCCACCCAGCGACAGTAAGAGCAGTGGGTCCCCaacagggtgtttcacttgggcaaaacttcaaaaatatgcaaatgctacgtagctgggcagaaacaaggtaatgtttgccgtcgcttggagatactcagataatttttgcattccgcctaataagataattagtcttaattaatgaacttttcaattattgtaattagattaaaagtgtcaatgagcaaattgtagagcaacttgaaaaactcccgatacagcattctGTTCCATACGTGCTTCCTagaggtgtttttccgagcgtgaaagaagcccgcgaatacacgcaaaatcgcCGCACGACTGAAGACTTGaagtactttgcgtgtattcgcgggcatctttcacgcttggaaaaacaagCAAAAAGCGGCGGTGGTGCGTGTAAGGAGGAGCTTTAGGGCAACCACGGCTTAATGGGTTGGCCCTGTCGGGAGCGTCGATACCAGCGCCGGAGAGGTGCGGTATCCTATGGGACCCCTTTGTCTATATATGTGTATGCGTACGAAGACCGGCGAACAATATCGGTTCGTGTCTTCGTGCGGAGTGTCCGAGCTAAATTATTTTTCGTACACCGTGGGTGCAGTTTGTCGTATTCCACCCTCATTTCGAGTGCCGTATGTGGCTATCTGCTGCGCTGTAAACATTTAGACTCGGATATTTTAACAGTGAAACAGGCAGCCATTCTTTAGCCCTTTGAGGGTCAAAATATTTTATTGATTTAAATTTTTTTCCAGCAACATGTCGATAAAATATAAGCAAATAATTTTAGGTGACCATAAAGTAACATTTGTTGTAATGTTTGCAGTTTTGTACATTACAGTATTTATTGGTGTATACATATGGATAAACTAGCATAAATATTTTACAAATGTAATATTTCGTATAAATTTTTGAACACGTTTGACAAATATGGCCTGCGGTATATTGAAACGTTCCGCTTCATTTCCCACTTCTATCACGTGTCGTTCCGAGGGTGCAAACCCAGTGTCGACGGCGCTGCGGTGACCCCCGAGCAGTGTCCGAACCCATGACGAAGGGTCAGTAGAATGGAAAATGAAACGCATCATTAGAGAATACGACCCCAGGATACGCGGTCATAGCGAAAAGGAGGCATGCCATGCGAGCGCCCGCAGGCAAGCAGAGTGGTGCTCACCCGTCAGAAAAAGTACGCGCGTGGCAGTATAGCCGGTTTGCGAGCGCCCGCCTGCAGGCAAAGTAATCGCACGCTTGGAAGAGCCATGCGGGCGAGCATCTCGCGGTAACGCCTTGTGAGTGATAAACGAGACATAACTTTTCC
This region of Dermacentor silvarum isolate Dsil-2018 chromosome 5, BIME_Dsil_1.4, whole genome shotgun sequence genomic DNA includes:
- the LOC119453986 gene encoding uncharacterized protein LOC119453986, encoding MFGPPLLNMEECAPEQRSADAAEASEDGCSASYCPILGQLAAWNRFLWHVGLQLRELTGPGELSLVRVGHEGSGQLQVSRSCEARYLFHILLTCHRCLVSVELDDLLFQGSGLGEYRAHVIDALRQNTRLRKLRFGSIFGDYRYIQEDVFAAIGTMTHLRELVVSDIGAVPPALVDALHCLLVDTTSLSTLSIAGLALEDEEAKHVVSALMRNRTVAHLSVHHSILLSQFEDGSSAFTRYLSKNVSLRTLYVDGLDSEPGQTRRELAWIAAPLIKHGAVSKLEIVGFALDAGCANVFARLVAQPDGYLRHLDIRGCYWTVDDESPGPAISQHARILAQGLREGRWGHLASLSLSLEGFTPHDCRALFSAAVDVESLQAITISDIEPEDFPEVCQAIQEAGMSGRVRVRGQYPIDAAVIGALEDCPEAVRQVTVSSARDCSADAFSDTVILVCSCYHVTRLQLCLPQESIGDVPTMRSLQRYLSGATSLREIDLMGCQNPDLSGCILVEHQSHSGLLEALFDNVGVTLLRLRNFRFGEANRLFLAGAIKNSRTLCKFTFSSTSENELFARCVAPLMANNDTLVCFQLLVTDGEAEAERFTIEYVLGRNLGFVTCAAHFVTGEVYVARCADALLHIFGSPALIDKVQEIASIDEADATEMIRNVLDIA